In Canis lupus dingo isolate Sandy chromosome 27, ASM325472v2, whole genome shotgun sequence, one genomic interval encodes:
- the RHEBL1 gene encoding GTPase RhebL1 isoform X2 — translation MPLVRYRKVVILGYRSVGKTSLAHQFVEGEFLEGYDPTVENTYSKIVTLGKDEFHLHLVDTAGQDEYSILPYSFIIGVHGYVLVYSVTSLHSFQVIASLYQKLHEGHGKTRLPVVLVGNKADLSPDREVQAVEGKKLAESWGATFMESSARENQLTRGIFTKVIQEIARVENSYGQERRCRLM, via the exons ATGCCGCTAGTTCGCTACAGGAAGGTGGTCATCCTCGGGTACCGCTCTGTAG GGAAGACATCTTTGGCACATCAGTTTGTGGAGGGCGAGTTCCTGGAAGGCTATGATCCTACAGTGGAGAACA cttacaGCAAGATAGTGACTCTTGGCAAAGATGAGTTTCACCTACACCTGGTGGATACAGCAGGGCAG GACGAGTACAGCATCCTGCCCTATTCCTTCATCATTGGGGTCCACGGTTATGTGCTTGTGTACTCTGTTACCTCTCTGCACAG CTTCCAAGTCATCGCGAGCCTGTACCAAAAGCTACACGAAGGCCATGGGAAAACACG GCTGCCAGTGGTGCTAGTGGGGAATAAGGCCGATCTCTCTCCAGACAG GGAGGTGCAGGCAGTTGAAGGGAAGAAGCTGGCAGAGTCCTGGGGTGCAACGTTTATGGAGTCATCTGCTCGAGAGAATCAG CTTACCCGAGGCATCTTCACCAAAGTCATACAGGAGATTGCTCGGGTAGAGAATTCCTATGGGCAAGAGCGCCGCTGCCGGCTCATGTGA
- the RHEBL1 gene encoding GTPase RhebL1 isoform X1, whose amino-acid sequence MPLVRYRKVVILGYRSVGKTSLAHQFVEGEFLEGYDPTVENTYSKIVTLGKDEFHLHLVDTAGQDEYSILPYSFIIGVHGYVLVYSVTSLHSFQVIASLYQKLHEGHGKTRLPVVLVGNKADLSPDREVQAVEGKKLAESWGATFMESSARENQVLGLKIRGKIRLTRGIFTKVIQEIARVENSYGQERRCRLM is encoded by the exons ATGCCGCTAGTTCGCTACAGGAAGGTGGTCATCCTCGGGTACCGCTCTGTAG GGAAGACATCTTTGGCACATCAGTTTGTGGAGGGCGAGTTCCTGGAAGGCTATGATCCTACAGTGGAGAACA cttacaGCAAGATAGTGACTCTTGGCAAAGATGAGTTTCACCTACACCTGGTGGATACAGCAGGGCAG GACGAGTACAGCATCCTGCCCTATTCCTTCATCATTGGGGTCCACGGTTATGTGCTTGTGTACTCTGTTACCTCTCTGCACAG CTTCCAAGTCATCGCGAGCCTGTACCAAAAGCTACACGAAGGCCATGGGAAAACACG GCTGCCAGTGGTGCTAGTGGGGAATAAGGCCGATCTCTCTCCAGACAG GGAGGTGCAGGCAGTTGAAGGGAAGAAGCTGGCAGAGTCCTGGGGTGCAACGTTTATGGAGTCATCTGCTCGAGAGAATCAGGTGCTTGGGCTGAAGATTAGGGGCAAGATCAGG CTTACCCGAGGCATCTTCACCAAAGTCATACAGGAGATTGCTCGGGTAGAGAATTCCTATGGGCAAGAGCGCCGCTGCCGGCTCATGTGA